A genomic window from Diorhabda sublineata isolate icDioSubl1.1 chromosome 8, icDioSubl1.1, whole genome shotgun sequence includes:
- the LOC130447221 gene encoding uncharacterized protein LOC130447221: MISSVERNVIQTGDNRLMNLLIRGSDYIPNMDLNCTSFLLDAGVVIRHVEPRIFDKEENRIHPGYRDDRCCFDVAEEDSDHELSRRTVECGPGYCSDLNNKIENSNVSRGNYVICDCLYCEKHCTQFSYLLILSLWKIFMCLYKSQWSIVKRNSHSSGILLIAVLLMSFAKVNGFNDEFDKKEQLMDKINLEQSIAAVFNKVAYGSTTKRSIPDNVYPVTTLVTPLLTTYRYINGNDEWLRVDTIPDRSNVEFEQPDFESENSRRDLDIGYGADLEKDHALPTSAPAADILKNNNNKHYNNPNRYNNDRLKPDFNLNNNNAEQVTENIYKTTTSYNLLKNVRPTKSIYGKEPPSYVPPSRSFFTPPLPPEYQNPFADKPTLRGTNSDSYANRRPIPPPSLMPTKDRIPFRPDLPKVNVEKVPERPNVNNNEQYRPPNPNHSSPEKNEKKKSLNTPSHNVRVGEFHGHNRNLSESNFEYEKIPAIPAITRILSGSNGRHEDISDILLRTVTATPNLQHFEPKITKTRIPPVEPSSKVGDTSEIEYTKPKLEDTKNDENNSKKDFNQDNGPPDRSESVTIKKDNTISEKKNNPEDVTTQMSDVLNLPNVKEKDLNKEMNVTIAKSDEIWLICWNVHVYLVVFGYILLATFSIFKLIRYENDPHMFSKSYFLTIHLMLTVICVLRIFYLVYDPYNLYNSFNIFLYDFLHNFPLSLLATTFAVLILFLLKRTLTHLEIKTRPVFLIAVALLHIALCFCVSIVETLGYFDKASLTVCKPSFVLLAWALGFSYLYLYKIIKNVLAKKSQNLSEMCTQNISYASHITIAVALLFILLGLVQVYALFFIKVDRFNKEIKHHWILWSFELSVRLIEISIITLLAIVVSLKMSQREKQSTGGFPLFPCTTSDSSTDNIYPNNCNTNPNALNYSRQEMIMDNIPTEPIERPNLLKNAFQNDSFDKKSTLERYQSDSERSSNFDRFERPKWGSDRFDSRQNVDGSSLSNFTQPNSGNFERGAHNSVQNSLRNERSSGRKAYDSAKYYVKPKYDIEYNNEDYEQDMFGNNSERNIYSEPVDNPNSHQYERTRHEFERSDFDRRSRNSSNTSGRRSTGRARKNHPRPHLGVQTLPNHDRHQMQDSMLVDEQGFVRFRHMQEELDKPKKIIRQISDQNHYSDA, translated from the coding sequence ATGATCTCAAGCGTGGAGCGCAATGTCATCCAAACCGGAGACAACAGACTGATGAATTTGTTAATACGAGGTTCGGATTACATACCTAATATGGACTTGAATTGTACGAGTTTTCTTCTTGATGCCGGTGTCGTCATTAGGCATGTAGAACCAAGAATATTTGACAAAGAAGAAAACAGGATTCACCCTGGATACAGAGATGACCGTTGTTGTTTTGACGTTGCAGAAGAGGACTCCGATCATGAACTTTCTAGAAGAACGGTTGAATGTGGCCCAGGCTATTGTAgtgatttaaataataagatTGAAAACAGTAATGTCTCCCGAGGCAACTATGTTATCTGTGATTGTTTATATTGTGAAAAACACTGTACCCAATTTagttatttgttaatattaagtctatggaaaatatttatgtGCCTATATAAAAGTCAATGGTCAATTGTAAAGAGGAACTCGCATTCGAGTGGGATTTTGCTTATTGCCGTGTTGTTGATGTCTTTCGCAAAAGTAAACGGTTTCAACGATGAGTTCGATAAAAAGGAACAATTGatggataaaattaatttggaacAAAGCATCGCTGCCGTTTTCAATAAAGTAGCTTATGGAAGCACTACTAAACGTTCTATACCCGATAACGTTTATCCTGTGACAACTTTAGTCACTCCATTATTAACGACTTATCGATATATTAATGGTAACGACGAATGGTTGAGGGTAGACACTATTCCCGATAGATCCAACGTCGAATTTGAACAACCCGATTTCGAAAGCGAGAATAGTAGACGAGATTTGGATATCGGATACGGTGCAGACCTTGAAAAGGATCACGCTCTACCTACATCAGCTCCTGCTGCTGATAttcttaaaaacaataataataaacattacaaCAATCCCAACAGATACAACAATGATCGATTAAAACccgattttaatttaaataataataatgccGAACAAgttactgaaaatatttataaaaccaCTACTTCATATAATCTTCTGAAGAATGTCAGACCGACAAAATCCATTTATGGCAAAGAACCACCTAGTTACGTTCCACCAAGTCGATCATTTTTCACTCCTCCGCTCCCCCCAGAATACCAAAATCCTTTTGCGGACAAACCTACCTTAAGAGGCACAAACTCAGATAGCTATGCTAATCGCAGACCTATTCCTCCACCCAGTCTGATGCCTACTAAAGACAGAATACCTTTTAGGCCAGATTTACCTAAAGTAAATGTGGAAAAAGTACCTGAAAGACCAAATGTCAATAATAATGAGCAGTATCGTCCTCCTAATCCAAATCATAGTTCGCCAGagaagaacgaaaagaaaaaatcactaaatacCCCTTCTCACAATGTAAGAGTAGGTGAATTCCATGGACATAATAGAAATTTGTCCGAAAGTAATTTTGAGTACGAAAAAATACCTGCAATACCTGCCATTACAAGAATTTTAAGTGGATCCAATGGTAGACACGAAGACATTTCTGACATACTTCTAAGAACTGTTACTGCAACACCTAATCTTcaacattttgaaccaaaaataactaaaacaaGAATTCCACCAGTAGAACCGAGTTCAAAAGTAGGTGATACAAGCGAAATTGAATATACGAAGCCAAAACTAGAAGAcacaaaaaatgatgaaaataattcaaaaaaggattttaatcAAGATAACGGCCCACCTGATCGTTCAGAAAGTGTAACTATAAAAAAGGATAACACAATATccgaaaagaaaaataatccaGAGGATGTAACTACACAAATGTCAGATGTACTTAATCTGCCCAACGTCAAAGAAAAAGATTTGAACAAAGAGATGAATGTTACTATAGCTAAATCCGATGAGATATGGTTAATATGTTGGAACGTTCATGTTTATTTGGTTGTGTTTGGATACATATTATTAGCTacgttttccatttttaaattaattcgtTACGAAAACGATCCACATATGTTCTCTAAGAGTTATTTTCTTACAATACACTTGATGCTAACTGTAATATGCGTGTTACGTATATTCTATTTGGTGTACGATCCTTACAATCTATACAAttcttttaacatttttctttacGATTTTCTTCACAATTTTCCGTTAAGTCTTCTTGCAACTACTTTTGCTGTATTGAtactgtttttattaaaaaggaCTTTAACGCATCTTGAGATTAAAACACGCCCTGTATTTCTAATAGCAGTAGCGCTACTTCATATAGCTCTTTGCTTCTGTGTAAGTATTGTAGAAACCCTGGGTTATTTCGATAAAGCCAGTTTAACTGTTTGCAAACCTTCCTTCGTACTGCTGGCTTGGGCTCTCGGTTTCAGTTATCTCTATTTgtataaaatcattaaaaatgttcttgcaaagaaaagtcaaaacttATCTGAAATGTGtactcaaaatatttcttacGCTAGTCATATTACTATAGCTGTTGCTCTTTTATTCATACTTTTAGGACTTGTTCAAGTTTACGCGCTTTTCTTCATTAAAGTAGATCGTTTTAACAAAGAAATTAAACACCATTGGATACTTTGGAGTTTCGAACTGTCTGTTAGATTAATAGAAATTTCCATTATAACTTTACTAGCTATTGTAGTTAGTTTGAAAATGTCTCAAAGAGAAAAACAGTCGACTGGTGGTTTCCCTCTATTCCCTTGTACGACAAGCGATTCAAGTACCGATAATATTTACCCAAATAATTGCAATACTAACCCTAATGCATTGAACTATAGTAGACAAGAAATGATTATGGATAATATTCCTACAGAACCTATAGAAAGAccaaatttactgaaaaacgCTTTCCAAAATGATTCATTCGATAAAAAATCCACGTTAGAAAGGTATCAAAGCGATAGTGAACGAAGTAGTAATTTCGATAGATTTGAACGGCCGAAATGGGGATCGGATAGATTTGATTCTCGACAAAACGTGGACGGATCTAGTTTGAGTAATTTCACACAACCGAATTCGGGTAATTTCGAAAGAGGTGCACACAATTCTGTTCAAAATTCTTTGAGAAATGAAAGGTCTTCAGGCAGAAAGGCCTACGATTCAGCTAAATACTATGTTAAACCTAAATATGATATAGAATATAATAACGAGGATTACGAACAGGATATGTTTGGAAATAATTCGGAAAGGAATATATACAGCGAACCCGTCGATAATCCTAATTCGCATCAATATGAAAGAACAAGACACGAATTCGAACGATCTGATTTCGACCGGCGTTCAAGAAACAGTTCGAATACTTCGGGTCGTAGATCGACAGGGAGAGCGCGCAAAAACCATCCAAGGCCACACCTCGGAGTTCAAACATTACCGAATCACGACAGGCATCAAATGCAAGATTCAATGTTGGTAGATGAGCAAGGCTTCGTTAGATTTAGGCACATGCAGGAAGAACTGGacaaacctaaaaaaattatacgccAAATTAGTGATCAAAACCACTATAGTGATGCGTAA